A genomic segment from Acidimicrobiia bacterium encodes:
- a CDS encoding enoyl-CoA hydratase, with amino-acid sequence MRALRGGSCIVIVGKPGAAIAETKDGVAWVALDRPDKRNALDGSVWTALGEIGQELCQDSSVRVAVVYGKGKSFCAGLDLSVFGSPSSMLLSGVFRESSVEAPSPEETGDSIERSIQSLQNSITWLSTAPFPTIAAVHGHALGAGWQLALACDFIVAARGSQFGMLETRLGLVPDMGGTARLVRNAGIAAAKYLIFTGKKVRAEDLLCLGLVAEIVNEDVLMKRVGEIAQDFCERSPTALREAKRLVEEAFLQSLHQALKSEAAAQKLCLRSPDFAKAVSAFLQKQRATFSSEPAER; translated from the coding sequence ATTCGGGCGCTACGTGGAGGATCCTGTATTGTGATCGTAGGAAAGCCCGGAGCGGCGATTGCAGAAACAAAAGATGGCGTTGCCTGGGTTGCCCTAGACCGCCCCGACAAGCGAAACGCTCTCGATGGCAGTGTCTGGACTGCACTGGGAGAGATAGGACAAGAGCTCTGTCAAGATTCTTCGGTTCGCGTAGCAGTCGTCTACGGAAAAGGAAAAAGTTTCTGCGCCGGCCTGGATCTTTCGGTTTTTGGGTCTCCAAGCTCAATGCTACTTTCTGGTGTCTTTCGGGAGTCCTCTGTTGAGGCTCCGAGTCCAGAAGAGACAGGGGATTCGATCGAGAGGTCTATCCAGAGCCTTCAAAATTCGATAACCTGGCTTTCCACAGCTCCCTTTCCAACCATTGCCGCGGTGCATGGCCATGCTCTAGGAGCGGGATGGCAGTTGGCGTTGGCTTGTGACTTCATCGTTGCGGCACGGGGCAGCCAATTCGGGATGTTGGAGACGCGCCTCGGGCTAGTTCCCGATATGGGAGGAACCGCTAGGCTCGTCCGAAACGCGGGAATCGCTGCAGCGAAATACTTGATTTTTACAGGAAAAAAGGTAAGAGCCGAAGATCTGTTGTGCCTGGGGCTGGTTGCCGAGATTGTAAACGAAGACGTTCTTATGAAGCGGGTCGGAGAGATCGCTCAAGACTTCTGCGAAAGATCCCCCACAGCGCTCAGAGAAGCCAAGCGCCTCGTAGAAGAAGCATTCTTGCAGTCTCTGCACCAAGCTTTGAAATCGGAGGCGGCTGCTCAAAAGTTGTGCTTACGATCCCCGGACTTTGCAAAGGCTGTCTCGGCATTCTTGCAGAAACAACGGGCGACCTTTTCTTCAGAGCCAGCAGAACGCTGA
- a CDS encoding MFS transporter, which produces MISQQKPRATGAIGILTAFMLLHQADRFLVAPLTTPIMETFGIGEDLMGLTATAAIAVSIALLPLWGYFGDRLSRPYVIAAASSIWGVTTAASAMAPSYRYFLVARASTGIDDGAYPAVRSLVADYVSPGKRALAYGVLSATAPLGYLLAVVLALALRKQLGWRGLYLLTGAAGILVAIVIAVRLREIRRGAADALALGVHQQKGQVARELPTDPDPVNQFSWAEVGKLVRRPTFLILVAQGFFGVFPWNVIAFWFFRYLEVERRLSELAILTVMTTAILAMSAGNLIGGWIGDAADSRVPAGRIAVSMTAVLSGSALLWATLSVPHEKLVLFVWMTALTAFVIPIAGPNVLATLMEICPPEIRSTASAVQSFMEGSGASFAPLVAGVVAVRSSLETAIGVVSIVAWLVCGLLFGLAFFTLAKDRQAVREQLLARLE; this is translated from the coding sequence ATGATCTCACAGCAAAAGCCCAGGGCAACGGGGGCCATCGGGATACTCACCGCGTTCATGCTCCTTCATCAGGCAGATCGTTTTCTAGTGGCACCACTGACTACTCCGATCATGGAGACTTTCGGTATCGGGGAAGATCTCATGGGGTTGACGGCGACTGCCGCAATAGCAGTCAGCATAGCTTTGCTTCCCCTTTGGGGATACTTCGGTGACAGGTTGTCGAGACCTTATGTAATCGCTGCTGCTTCATCGATTTGGGGAGTAACGACTGCGGCGAGCGCAATGGCGCCTTCATATAGATATTTTTTGGTTGCCAGGGCTTCCACTGGAATTGATGATGGTGCCTATCCCGCTGTACGCAGCTTGGTGGCTGATTATGTTTCGCCCGGGAAGAGGGCTCTAGCTTATGGAGTCTTGTCAGCGACTGCTCCGCTCGGGTACCTCCTTGCCGTAGTACTGGCTTTGGCGTTGCGGAAGCAGTTGGGCTGGAGGGGCTTGTATCTTCTCACGGGGGCTGCCGGGATACTCGTCGCCATCGTGATAGCCGTTCGTCTGCGCGAAATACGGCGTGGGGCTGCAGATGCCTTGGCTTTAGGAGTCCACCAACAAAAGGGACAAGTAGCTCGGGAACTTCCGACCGATCCTGATCCTGTGAACCAGTTTTCCTGGGCGGAAGTTGGCAAACTCGTTAGGAGACCGACGTTTTTGATCCTGGTGGCCCAGGGATTTTTCGGAGTCTTTCCTTGGAACGTCATTGCTTTTTGGTTCTTTAGGTATTTGGAGGTAGAGCGAAGACTTTCTGAATTAGCGATATTGACGGTGATGACAACCGCCATTTTGGCTATGTCGGCGGGAAATCTCATCGGGGGATGGATTGGAGATGCCGCAGACTCGCGAGTTCCAGCCGGCAGGATAGCGGTGTCGATGACTGCAGTGTTGTCGGGTTCGGCGCTGCTGTGGGCCACGCTGTCTGTGCCACATGAAAAACTCGTTTTATTCGTGTGGATGACAGCACTTACTGCCTTTGTAATCCCAATTGCCGGGCCAAATGTTCTAGCGACTCTGATGGAAATCTGTCCACCCGAGATACGAAGTACAGCCTCTGCGGTGCAGAGCTTCATGGAAGGGAGTGGCGCATCCTTTGCTCCACTCGTTGCAGGTGTCGTAGCCGTGCGCAGCTCCCTTGAGACAGCCATCGGCGTGGTTTCAATTGTCGCTTGGCTGGTGTGTGGCCTTCTGTTCGGACTGGCATTCTTTACGCTTGCGAAAGATAGACAGGCGGTAAGAGAACAACTTTTGGCTCGTCTAGAGTAG
- a CDS encoding methylmalonyl-CoA mutase: protein MSVEKYSEDQAYARWKERYDSSPKRDDVEFSTLSGISLEPLYTVAHLGEDLVARLGFPGEFPYTRGVYASGYRTKLWTMRLFSGFGTAEDTNERYKFLLAHGGSGLSVAFDLPTLMGRDSDDPHSLGEVGRCGVAVDTVEDMRVLFDGIPLGKITTSMTINSPAAILLAMYVVVANDQGFGASELGGTIQNDILKEYIAQKEYYFPPRPSLRIVADMIEWCYQEMPKWHPVSISGYHIREAGSTAPQELAFTLADGFAYVEAALARGMKVDDFAPRLSFFFNSHIDFFEEICKFRAARRLWARWMRDRYGAQDPRSQMLRFHTQTAGCSLTMSQPENNIVRTTVEALAGVLGGTQSLHTNSMDEVYALPTESAAEIALRTQQILAYETGVASVIDPLGGSYFIESLTDEVERLAEDYLKKIDEMGSGSMLEGVVRGIENNYFQKEIADAAYEYERQVVSGRRVVVGVNAFTESARPPIEILRIDDDAEIKQQKRLAEVKASRDPKTLEVSLKKVEESARQGSNLMPPIIEAVRAQATIGEIMETLAKVFGRYVEDPVL from the coding sequence ATGAGCGTAGAGAAATACTCAGAAGATCAGGCATATGCGAGATGGAAAGAGCGCTACGACAGCTCCCCAAAGCGGGACGACGTTGAGTTCTCGACGCTGTCGGGTATTTCTCTCGAACCTCTCTACACGGTGGCTCACCTTGGCGAAGACCTAGTCGCTCGACTCGGATTTCCAGGAGAGTTTCCGTACACGAGGGGGGTGTATGCATCCGGTTACCGGACCAAACTGTGGACGATGCGGCTGTTTTCTGGTTTCGGTACAGCCGAGGATACTAACGAGCGGTACAAGTTTTTGCTGGCACATGGGGGAAGCGGTCTGTCGGTCGCATTTGATCTCCCTACGTTGATGGGGAGGGACTCGGACGATCCCCATTCTCTGGGTGAAGTGGGGCGCTGCGGCGTGGCGGTGGACACCGTAGAAGACATGAGGGTCCTCTTCGACGGGATCCCTCTCGGCAAGATAACTACTTCGATGACCATCAATTCGCCGGCGGCGATCTTGTTGGCTATGTACGTCGTCGTGGCTAACGATCAGGGATTCGGCGCCTCTGAGCTGGGTGGGACTATTCAAAACGACATTCTAAAAGAGTACATCGCGCAAAAGGAGTACTACTTTCCGCCAAGACCATCACTGCGGATTGTGGCGGACATGATCGAGTGGTGTTACCAGGAAATGCCCAAGTGGCATCCCGTTTCGATATCCGGCTACCACATCCGGGAGGCAGGATCTACTGCACCACAAGAGCTAGCCTTTACTTTGGCCGATGGCTTCGCGTATGTAGAGGCAGCCCTTGCGCGCGGTATGAAAGTCGACGACTTTGCTCCGCGACTTTCGTTTTTCTTCAACTCCCACATCGACTTCTTCGAGGAGATTTGCAAATTTAGGGCTGCGCGGCGGCTATGGGCGAGATGGATGCGGGATCGCTACGGCGCACAAGACCCCCGATCGCAGATGCTGCGGTTTCACACCCAAACTGCGGGGTGCTCTCTTACGATGTCCCAACCTGAAAACAACATTGTGCGAACGACTGTCGAGGCGTTGGCGGGAGTGCTGGGCGGTACCCAGAGTCTGCATACTAACTCGATGGATGAGGTGTACGCTCTTCCTACCGAGAGTGCTGCAGAAATTGCACTACGGACCCAGCAGATTCTGGCTTACGAAACGGGCGTTGCCTCTGTTATAGACCCGCTCGGCGGCTCTTACTTCATTGAGTCCCTGACTGACGAAGTAGAGAGGCTTGCCGAAGATTATCTGAAAAAGATCGATGAGATGGGTTCTGGGTCGATGCTAGAGGGGGTAGTGAGGGGCATAGAAAACAACTACTTCCAAAAAGAAATTGCCGATGCTGCTTACGAGTACGAGAGACAGGTTGTGTCGGGTAGGCGGGTTGTGGTTGGAGTTAACGCTTTCACTGAATCTGCCAGGCCCCCGATAGAGATCCTCAGGATAGACGATGACGCCGAGATAAAGCAGCAGAAGCGGCTAGCGGAGGTGAAGGCATCGAGAGATCCGAAGACACTAGAAGTTTCTCTGAAGAAGGTTGAAGAGTCCGCTAGGCAGGGGAGTAACCTCATGCCACCGATCATCGAGGCGGTGAGGGCGCAGGCAACCATTGGAGAGATCATGGAAACACTCGCCAAGGTATTCGGGCGCTACGTGGAGGATCCTGTATTGTGA
- a CDS encoding F0F1 ATP synthase subunit alpha: MAELTLKPDEIGKALRRYVEDYKRGVEAEQVGFVREAGDGIARITGLPNVMASELLEFSNGVMGLALNLEEDSVGAVILGDDSGIEEGDVVRSTGRILSVPVGDGLLGRVINPLGEPLDGKGPIEASEYRRLEIQAPGVTDRQPVKEPLQTGIKAIDSMTPIGKGQRELIIGDRQTGKTAIAIDTIINQRDKNVKCIYVAIGQKASTVAGIVDALVENGAIDYTVVINSPASDPAAFQYLAPYAGCAIGNHWMYNGEHALVVYDDLSKQAVAYRQLSLLLRRPPGREAYPGDVFYLHSRLLERAAKLSDEMGGGSLTALPIIETKAGDVSAYIPTNVISITDGQIYLEPDLFYAGVRPAINVGISVSRVGGNAQIKAMKQVAGRLRLDLAQYRELEAFAEFGSELDRASQMQLERGKRVVEVLKQPQFQPMAVEDQVISLYAVTNGHFDSLPVEECRRAEAELLEFVHRNYPEIPSHIATEGTLPDDVCATLNKAIEQFLGSFTYDQTVPMTPSQEEPEVREELDPGPRLGQI; encoded by the coding sequence ATGGCTGAACTAACGCTCAAACCTGACGAAATCGGGAAAGCACTTAGACGATATGTGGAGGACTATAAGCGTGGTGTCGAGGCCGAACAGGTCGGATTCGTAAGAGAGGCCGGTGACGGCATCGCCCGCATCACTGGACTTCCTAACGTGATGGCCTCCGAGCTTCTGGAGTTCTCGAACGGGGTAATGGGATTGGCCCTCAATCTAGAGGAGGACTCTGTCGGGGCAGTCATCCTCGGGGATGACTCCGGAATCGAAGAGGGAGACGTCGTCCGCTCGACCGGGCGCATTTTATCGGTGCCGGTTGGGGATGGTTTATTGGGACGGGTGATCAACCCTCTAGGAGAGCCTCTCGATGGCAAAGGGCCTATTGAGGCATCCGAGTACAGGCGGCTCGAAATTCAAGCTCCTGGCGTAACCGATCGTCAGCCGGTAAAAGAACCCCTTCAAACTGGAATAAAGGCCATCGACTCCATGACTCCTATTGGTAAGGGGCAGCGAGAGCTCATTATCGGAGACCGCCAGACAGGTAAGACGGCTATAGCGATCGATACGATCATCAATCAGAGGGACAAGAACGTAAAGTGCATCTACGTGGCTATTGGGCAGAAGGCATCTACGGTGGCCGGCATAGTAGATGCTCTGGTCGAGAACGGTGCCATAGATTACACGGTAGTAATTAACTCGCCTGCATCGGACCCGGCCGCCTTTCAGTATCTGGCACCGTATGCTGGGTGTGCCATTGGGAACCATTGGATGTACAACGGCGAACATGCATTAGTGGTCTACGACGACTTGTCCAAGCAAGCCGTTGCATATAGACAACTTTCGCTGTTGCTGCGCCGTCCCCCAGGAAGGGAGGCCTACCCTGGCGATGTGTTCTACCTCCACTCCCGGCTTTTAGAGCGGGCGGCCAAGCTCTCTGATGAGATGGGCGGGGGGTCGCTGACAGCTTTACCAATCATCGAAACCAAAGCCGGGGACGTGTCGGCTTACATTCCGACTAACGTGATCTCTATTACTGATGGCCAAATTTATCTGGAACCAGACCTTTTTTACGCCGGCGTGCGTCCTGCAATCAACGTAGGAATTTCTGTTTCCAGAGTTGGAGGCAACGCGCAGATCAAGGCGATGAAGCAGGTCGCTGGAAGACTCCGTCTCGACCTTGCTCAATACCGCGAGCTCGAGGCGTTTGCCGAGTTCGGATCCGAGCTCGATAGAGCTAGTCAAATGCAGTTAGAGAGAGGCAAACGGGTAGTCGAAGTGTTGAAGCAGCCCCAGTTTCAGCCTATGGCTGTTGAGGACCAAGTTATATCTCTTTATGCGGTTACAAACGGACACTTTGACAGCTTACCGGTCGAAGAGTGTCGCAGGGCTGAGGCAGAGCTGTTGGAGTTCGTACACCGTAACTATCCCGAGATCCCGAGTCACATCGCTACCGAGGGGACGCTACCAGATGATGTCTGTGCAACGCTTAACAAAGCCATTGAGCAGTTTCTAGGGTCGTTCACATATGACCAGACGGTTCCTATGACCCCATCTCAGGAAGAGCCCGAAGTAAGGGAAGAACTGGATCCTGGCCCGAGGCTTGGGCAAATCTGA
- the atpE gene encoding ATP synthase F0 subunit C produces the protein MDKAAAALIGAGLVYGLSALGPGIGIGIVVSSAINAMARQPEAAGNVRTTMFLGIAFTEALALFGLLLSFIIQGAS, from the coding sequence ATGGACAAAGCGGCCGCAGCGCTGATAGGAGCGGGGCTCGTATATGGACTCAGTGCCCTCGGACCAGGAATCGGCATCGGGATAGTGGTGAGCTCAGCGATCAATGCCATGGCCCGTCAGCCGGAGGCTGCCGGTAATGTCCGTACCACTATGTTTTTGGGGATAGCGTTCACTGAGGCGCTTGCTTTATTTGGTCTATTGCTCTCGTTCATTATTCAAGGTGCGAGCTGA
- the atpD gene encoding F0F1 ATP synthase subunit beta — protein sequence MKEETKNNDLPDGRVISITGPVIDVEFPPGHLPEINTALEVYRELEGEREKIVCEVAQHIGENRVRAIALRPTDGLVRGARVINTGHPITVPVGPEVLGHVFNVIGETIDKTAIEVKERWPIHREPPRFEDIEAKTEMFETGIKVIDLLEPYVKGGKIGLFGGAGVGKTVLIMEMIYRVATHHQGVSVFAGVGERTREGNDLWLEMKESGVLDKSVLVFGQMDEPPGVRLRVALSALTMAEYFRDVEGQDVLLFIDNIFRFTQAGAEVSTLLGRMPSAVGYQPTLSEEMGELQERITSTRGHSITSMQAIYVPADDITDPAPSTTFAHLDATTELSRQIFQLGIYPAVDPLASTSRILDPRYVGERHYGVANRVKQILQRYKDLQDIIAILGMDELSEEDKLTVQRARKIQRFLSQPMFVAEQFTGIPGKFTSVDETIEGFEMICDGKLDDLPEQAFYMVGPIEEAIEKAKQIEAEAA from the coding sequence ATGAAAGAGGAAACAAAAAACAACGATCTTCCGGACGGACGCGTAATTTCCATTACGGGTCCAGTGATAGACGTGGAGTTCCCTCCGGGACATCTTCCAGAGATCAACACAGCGCTAGAGGTGTATCGCGAGTTAGAGGGGGAGCGAGAAAAAATTGTGTGCGAAGTCGCGCAGCATATCGGTGAGAACCGTGTTCGGGCGATCGCGCTCAGGCCGACCGATGGCCTCGTGAGAGGGGCGAGGGTAATCAACACCGGGCATCCAATCACGGTACCTGTGGGTCCGGAGGTCTTAGGCCACGTCTTCAATGTCATTGGCGAGACCATCGACAAGACGGCCATCGAGGTCAAAGAACGCTGGCCAATTCATCGTGAGCCGCCCCGATTCGAGGATATCGAGGCCAAGACCGAGATGTTCGAGACCGGCATAAAGGTGATAGACCTCCTCGAACCATATGTGAAGGGAGGCAAGATCGGCCTATTTGGAGGTGCTGGAGTTGGCAAGACCGTTTTGATCATGGAGATGATTTACCGAGTAGCCACTCACCATCAAGGTGTTTCGGTCTTCGCCGGCGTCGGGGAGCGCACGAGAGAGGGTAACGATCTGTGGCTCGAAATGAAGGAATCTGGAGTTCTAGACAAAAGCGTACTGGTTTTTGGCCAGATGGACGAGCCACCCGGAGTACGCCTTAGGGTAGCGTTGTCCGCTCTTACGATGGCGGAGTACTTCAGGGATGTGGAAGGACAAGACGTTCTCTTGTTTATTGACAATATCTTCCGTTTCACGCAGGCAGGCGCGGAAGTTTCGACGCTGTTGGGGCGAATGCCGTCGGCAGTAGGCTACCAGCCGACGCTCTCTGAGGAAATGGGTGAGCTACAGGAGCGGATCACGTCTACTAGAGGTCACTCGATAACGTCTATGCAGGCGATATACGTGCCGGCAGACGACATCACCGACCCAGCACCTTCTACGACTTTCGCTCATCTCGACGCAACTACTGAACTTTCTCGACAGATCTTTCAGTTGGGAATATATCCGGCGGTGGACCCGCTCGCCTCGACGAGCCGGATATTAGACCCGCGATACGTCGGAGAGCGTCACTATGGAGTGGCAAACCGGGTCAAGCAGATTCTCCAGCGATACAAGGATCTCCAGGACATAATAGCGATCCTCGGAATGGACGAACTCTCAGAGGAAGACAAGTTAACGGTCCAGCGTGCAAGAAAGATTCAGCGCTTCCTTTCCCAGCCTATGTTCGTCGCGGAGCAGTTCACCGGGATTCCAGGTAAGTTCACGTCTGTTGACGAGACGATCGAAGGATTCGAGATGATTTGCGATGGTAAGCTCGACGACTTGCCGGAGCAGGCTTTTTATATGGTAGGACCAATCGAAGAGGCCATTGAGAAAGCCAAGCAGATCGAGGCGGAGGCGGCTTGA
- the atpC gene encoding ATP synthase F1 subunit epsilon, with protein MSFRAEVVTPESTVLSDEAVFVLARGLAGDVGILEGHAPMLVGLGTGKLEVHRQNGSVERFLVDGGFMEVSPNKVIVLADVTEHESEIDVELAKKERDRLLSLLASEESDINRRKLKMAEARVALAEEARARGK; from the coding sequence ATGAGCTTTAGAGCTGAGGTAGTGACTCCCGAGTCCACGGTCCTCTCCGATGAGGCCGTCTTCGTGTTAGCTCGGGGTCTTGCCGGAGATGTCGGTATCTTGGAGGGACACGCCCCAATGCTCGTAGGATTGGGGACCGGTAAGCTCGAGGTTCACCGCCAAAACGGATCGGTAGAGAGATTCCTAGTTGATGGGGGATTCATGGAGGTTTCTCCTAATAAAGTCATTGTCTTAGCGGATGTGACCGAACACGAATCCGAGATAGACGTCGAGCTGGCGAAAAAAGAGCGAGATCGCCTTTTATCCCTGTTGGCAAGCGAGGAATCCGACATAAATCGGCGAAAGCTAAAAATGGCAGAAGCGAGAGTTGCATTAGCCGAGGAAGCTCGGGCCAGAGGCAAGTGA
- the atpF gene encoding ATP synthase F0 subunit B, with product MRSALVVLAAAAEGSAGGGGADLLLPHTEELIWGTISFLVLLGVLLKIAFPAAKKALQQREDKIRTDLEKAEEARQAADSLLDEYRSRIAKAREEANTILEEARKTAEGLRKEILAKAEAQANEIVQRARVEAENERRQAMADVYREAGKVAVELAEKIVGEVIDSDLQRRLVEQYIRDVEALASSTE from the coding sequence ATGCGATCTGCTTTAGTAGTATTAGCGGCTGCTGCGGAAGGAAGTGCAGGAGGCGGAGGAGCCGATTTACTGCTGCCCCATACCGAAGAGCTTATCTGGGGAACTATTTCTTTTTTAGTTCTCTTAGGTGTCTTGCTCAAAATAGCTTTTCCAGCGGCAAAAAAAGCACTCCAACAACGTGAGGATAAAATCCGTACCGACCTCGAAAAAGCCGAAGAGGCGCGCCAGGCAGCTGACAGCTTGCTTGATGAGTATAGGTCGCGAATAGCTAAAGCGCGCGAGGAGGCAAACACAATTCTGGAAGAGGCCCGAAAGACTGCTGAGGGGTTGCGCAAAGAGATCCTCGCTAAGGCAGAGGCTCAGGCCAACGAAATTGTCCAGCGAGCAAGGGTCGAAGCTGAGAATGAGCGTCGACAAGCTATGGCCGACGTGTATCGGGAGGCAGGAAAAGTTGCCGTTGAGCTGGCTGAAAAGATAGTAGGAGAAGTGATAGATTCAGACCTCCAACGCCGGCTAGTAGAGCAGTACATCAGAGACGTTGAGGCATTAGCATCGTCGACAGAGTGA
- the atpB gene encoding ATP synthase F0 subunit A, which translates to MKIPSIQELFNFPPLVEVHIGPLDFSINRIVVLIWLATCFTAAFYLIAFRRPKIVPTGLQNLAEAVVDFVRQGIVFQVMGPEGERFVPFLTTLFSFIFTLNVFEITPLINMPVSSRMAIPMLLTLVVYVVFNFVGFSRGPISYLKGVLFPPEVPLPLYLLVTPIEAISVFVMRPVSLAVRLFANMVAGHIILAIFFATTAATFWPIKITSLFTPLPLAFSIVLVGFELFVSALQAYVFTILSGLYIADAMHPAH; encoded by the coding sequence ATGAAGATTCCTTCAATACAAGAGCTCTTCAATTTCCCACCGCTGGTTGAGGTCCACATAGGGCCATTGGATTTTTCTATCAATAGAATCGTCGTATTAATTTGGCTGGCAACGTGTTTTACTGCTGCCTTTTATCTGATTGCTTTTCGAAGGCCGAAGATTGTGCCAACTGGGTTACAGAATCTGGCTGAGGCAGTCGTTGACTTCGTTCGCCAGGGTATCGTGTTTCAAGTAATGGGACCAGAGGGAGAGCGGTTCGTACCTTTCCTGACGACACTGTTCAGTTTCATATTTACTCTCAACGTTTTTGAGATCACACCTCTTATCAATATGCCAGTTTCGAGTCGCATGGCTATCCCCATGCTCCTAACTCTCGTTGTTTATGTAGTTTTCAATTTCGTTGGATTCTCCAGGGGGCCAATCTCCTACCTCAAAGGCGTTCTCTTTCCTCCGGAAGTGCCCCTTCCTCTCTATCTGCTTGTAACCCCTATTGAAGCAATATCTGTTTTTGTTATGCGACCAGTTAGCCTTGCGGTTCGACTGTTTGCCAATATGGTGGCTGGTCATATTATTCTTGCAATATTTTTTGCTACTACGGCGGCCACTTTCTGGCCGATAAAAATCACTTCTCTATTCACACCACTGCCCTTAGCATTCTCGATAGTCCTTGTAGGCTTTGAGCTGTTTGTTTCCGCCCTTCAGGCGTATGTATTTACAATTTTGTCAGGCCTCTATATTGCTGACGCAATGCATCCGGCCCACTGA
- the atpH gene encoding ATP synthase F1 subunit delta, which translates to MMDTSSKAYASAILAIAKAEGEVSQVQDELFRFARILQQQGELRMALTDSTRPVADRQNLLSQLLEGKVSKSSMAALSLLLGSNQIKKLDEIVEALVQLVADEIDCVPVEIVVATPISDDELDRLVRALSKVLGKKLTPHVSVDPSILGGVKARVGDEIFDGSVRGRLERAKLAMASVRME; encoded by the coding sequence ATGATGGATACGTCAAGCAAGGCTTACGCATCAGCAATACTGGCTATCGCAAAAGCCGAGGGCGAGGTGAGTCAAGTTCAAGATGAACTGTTCAGGTTTGCCCGAATCCTGCAGCAGCAGGGAGAGTTGCGCATGGCGCTTACTGATTCAACTAGACCTGTGGCAGATCGTCAAAACCTCCTCTCGCAGCTGTTGGAGGGTAAGGTTAGCAAGTCATCAATGGCGGCTTTGAGCCTTCTTCTAGGATCCAATCAGATAAAAAAGCTAGATGAGATAGTGGAAGCCCTAGTGCAACTTGTCGCCGACGAGATTGATTGTGTTCCTGTTGAAATTGTAGTTGCAACACCCATCTCTGACGATGAGCTTGATCGGTTGGTTCGCGCACTTTCGAAAGTGTTGGGCAAAAAACTCACTCCCCACGTGTCGGTAGATCCTTCGATTTTGGGCGGCGTAAAAGCTCGTGTGGGAGATGAGATCTTTGACGGATCTGTGAGAGGCCGTTTGGAACGGGCCAAGCTGGCGATGGCATCGGTCCGAATGGAGTAG
- a CDS encoding F0F1 ATP synthase subunit gamma translates to MATAKLRQIRRRIRSVQSTRKITRAMELIAASRIRKAQARVEAARPYVQRLVEVVRDLAAQSGVAQHPLLSEREDSSGVHGLVVVTSDRGLCGAYNANVMRLLEGAIERLGGIENVSIYGVGRKGLMYTKYRGYPVAYEMVGVTDKPSYQQAKSLAEVLESAYLSGKLSRVTVVYTEFYNLVVQRAEEFQLLPIPKSELAGGEGFKGEFLFEPSPQEILSALLPRYVESRLFAAFLEASASEHASRRKAMKAATDNADELLRVLGRIHARERQAEITTEIVEVVSGAEALKEKQLEAAGRR, encoded by the coding sequence ATGGCGACGGCGAAGCTAAGGCAGATTCGCAGGCGCATCCGGTCGGTCCAGTCGACCAGGAAAATTACTCGTGCCATGGAGCTAATTGCAGCGAGCCGAATTAGGAAGGCTCAGGCACGTGTCGAGGCAGCCCGTCCTTACGTACAAAGACTGGTAGAGGTTGTGCGCGATCTCGCCGCTCAGAGCGGTGTGGCCCAGCACCCGCTCTTGAGCGAGCGTGAGGATTCATCGGGAGTTCACGGGCTGGTTGTCGTGACTTCTGACAGGGGCCTTTGCGGGGCATACAACGCCAACGTTATGCGCCTATTAGAGGGGGCCATTGAGCGACTCGGTGGCATAGAGAACGTGTCGATATATGGTGTAGGTCGAAAGGGCCTCATGTATACGAAGTATCGAGGGTACCCGGTCGCGTACGAGATGGTTGGAGTTACTGACAAGCCTTCCTACCAGCAAGCTAAGTCACTGGCGGAGGTTCTCGAATCGGCGTACTTGTCTGGAAAGCTCTCTAGAGTAACCGTAGTGTATACGGAGTTTTACAATTTGGTTGTTCAACGTGCCGAGGAGTTCCAGCTTCTCCCCATTCCCAAGTCGGAGCTCGCTGGAGGAGAGGGTTTCAAAGGAGAGTTCCTATTCGAGCCATCCCCCCAAGAGATACTCAGTGCCTTGCTCCCACGCTATGTCGAGAGCCGCCTCTTTGCTGCTTTTCTCGAGGCCTCGGCATCCGAGCATGCTTCTAGGCGGAAGGCTATGAAAGCAGCAACGGACAACGCAGACGAGCTTCTTCGAGTCTTGGGGAGGATTCATGCTCGTGAGCGTCAGGCCGAGATCACGACCGAGATAGTGGAAGTAGTGAGCGGAGCTGAGGCACTGAAAGAGAAGCAGCTTGAGGCAGCTGGGCGAAGATGA